Proteins encoded together in one Acanthopagrus latus isolate v.2019 chromosome 19, fAcaLat1.1, whole genome shotgun sequence window:
- the ptgdsb.1 gene encoding prostaglandin D2 synthase b, tandem duplicate 1: MGSRPLQDIRSLHWPLPPHLVLILHFTAGEDPDNRDAMRNTLLSMLATLMCTLAASIDVTPMSGFDLEKAAGKWYMVGFATNAQWFVNHKAGMKTGTAMLVPTAGGDLDLSYANLNSDGTCWRMTHLAKKTETPGRFTFRSQVWNNENDMRIVDIVYDDYALVHTIKTKDGVSEVLNKLYSRSAEANPAMQLKFRQFSLETGILADNIVLLPQNAECPEV; encoded by the exons atggggagcAGGCCTCTGCAGGATATAAGGAGCCTCCACtggcctcttcctcctcacctcgtCCTGAtacttcacttcactgcagGAGAAGACCCAGACAACAGAGACGCCATGAGGAACACACTGCTGAGCATGCTGGCCACCCTGATGTGCACCCTGGCTGCCTCCATCGATGTCACGCCTATGAGCGGCTTCGACCTGGAAAAG gCGGCAGGCAAGTGGTACATGGTCGGCTTTGCCACTAACGCTCAGTGGTTTGTGAACCACAAGGCAGGCATGAAGACAGGCACGGCCATGTTGGTGCCAACTGCTGGAGGAGACCTCGACCTCTCTTACGCCAACCTGAA TTCTGATGGTACCTGCTGGAGAATGACCCATCTTGCAAAGAAAACTGAGACTCCAGGACGCTTCACCTTCCGCAGCCAGG TTTGGAACAATGAGAACGACATGCGCATTGTTGATATTGTGTACGATGACTATGCCCTGGTCCACACAATCAAGACAAAGGACGGAGTGTCTGAGGTCCTCAACAAGCTTTACA GTCGCTCTGCTGAGGCCAACCCTGCCATGCAGCTGAAGTTCAGACAGTTCTCACTGGAGACCGGCATCCTCGCCGACAACATTGTCCTCCTGCCTCAGAATG CTGAGTGTCCTGAGGTCTGA
- the c8g gene encoding complement component C8 gamma chain yields MAGVWRFMLAAVALMCVCLWGSTEAVGGAVSRPRPQRRPPKKTKVDPIDVIPSAQNIDIQRMTGIWYLLNTASKCSYLINHGTRVEPTVMNLTRSSDSDQILSVSTKTRHNHMCWEILQVYHVSPTPSRLTLKGARPELNTEIVIGETDYDSYAIMYYHKLGKITMKLYSRTVDDLSEPMLTKFEQLAAKQNLGLAFLFPFPTYSHCGAVDQDHVINCVPTC; encoded by the exons ATGGCTGGAGTATGGCGATTCATGTTGGCAGCGGTGGCGTTGATGTGCGTGTGCCTGTGGGGTTCCACTGAGGCTGTGGGGGGGGCTGTAAGTCGACCGCGACCCCAAAGACGACCTCCAAAGAAGACCAAAGTCGACCCTATTGACGTGATCCCATCAGCGCAGAACATAGACATACAGCGG ATGACAGGAATATGGTACCTGCTGAACACTGCCTCTAAATGCTCCTACCTGATAAATCATGGAACCAGGGTCGAGCCTACGGTCATGAACCTCACACGCTCCTCTGACTCTGACCAAATACTGTCTGTTAGCACTAAAACGCGACA TAATCACATGTGTTGGGAGATACTGCAGGTCTACCATGTATCACCAACCCCAAGCCGGCTAACACTTAAAG GAGCTCGCCCAGAACTGAACACTGAGATAGTGATCGGGGAGACGGACTACGACTCCTATGCCATCATGTACTACCACAAACTGGGCAAGATCACCATGAAACTCTATA GCAGGACTGTAGACGATCTCTCTGAGCCAATGTTGACCAAGTTTGAGCAGCTGGCAGCCAAACAAAATTTGGGGCTGGCATTCCTTTTTCCCTTCCCCACCTACA GCCACTGTGGTGCCGTGGACCAGGACCATGTGATCA ACTGTGTCCCTACATGCTGA
- the msrb2 gene encoding methionine-R-sulfoxide reductase B2, mitochondrial: MSRLVARLCVRVSRQATARSAVLPRRIPASIRPVSTSTGLRSLTRYDETTDWQKKLTPEQYVVTREKGTEEPFSGIYLNHSEVGMYHCVCCDAPLFSSEAKYDSGTGWPAFKEAHGTWERDESHASIIRRPDNSLGSTGTEVLCKNCDAHLGHVFEDGPDPTGQRFCINSVALTFKARGNGKPEEN; the protein is encoded by the exons ATGTCCCGTCTCGTCGCCCGTCTCTGCGTGCGCGTTTCTCGGCAGGCGACAGCCAGATCCGCGGTGTTGCCGAGGAGGATCCCGGCGTCCATCCGTCCCGTATCCACATCCACAG GCCTTCGCTCTCTCACCCGATATGATGAGACCACAGACTGGCAGAAGAAACTGACCCCAGAACAGTATGTAGTCACCAGAGAGAAAGggactgaggag cccTTTAGTGGGATCTACCTTAACCATTCAGAAGTGGGGATGTAccactgtgtctgctgtgatgCTCCACTTTTCAG TTCAGAGGCTAAGTATGACTCTGGGACAGGCTGGCCAGCATTCAAAGAGGCTCATGGGACATGGGAGCGGGATGAAAGCCATGCCTCCATCATTCGTCGCCCTGACAACAGCCTGGGTAGCACGGGGACAGAGGTCCTTTGTAAAAat TGTGATGCCCACCTGGGGCATGTGTTCGAGGACGGACCGGACCCAACAGGTCAGCGGTTCTGTATCAACAGCGTGGCCCTCACTTTTAAAGCCAGAGGAAACGGCAAACCTGAGGAAAACTGA